CGCAGCAATAATTAAAGTGTCTTGCAAATGCCCACTGCTAACAGAGGCTTCATACCACTTAGCGATCGCATCACCAATTCCAGCTACTAAAGTCCGTTGTGGTGCAGTTTGAATCAAGTCATAATCGAGTATCAGTAAATCGGGACAACGAGACAGCCCCACATCGTAGAGAAATGCCCCATTTTCCGAATAAACATTCGACAAGGCACTCCAAGCTGCACAGGTAGCCCCTGATGTCGGAATTGTCACCACTGGCAACTGTAACTGCTGCGCGAGTAATTTTGCTGTATCTAAGGCTTTGCCGCCACCAACACCAATAATCACATCAGCTTTATGTTCTTTTGCCTTCTTCTGTAAAGATTTCAGGCTAGCTTCGCAGCAATCTGCACCATAAGAAGCTTGAACAGGATGTAACTGTTGCGTTTCTAAAACTGGTTGCAAATTCTTTCGGCTGATAGCGAGAGTCGATTCACCTGCCACAATTAAGGGACGACTTCCCAAACAGGCGATCTCTGCTGCGGCTGCTTGCAATACCCCAGAACCACGGATGACTTTTGCCGGGGCAACTGTGAGCGTAAATAATGAGCTAGAGGTTTGAGTAGACAAAGAAGGTTGAGTAGAAAGTTGATTAGACATATAATCTAGTTTGCCAAAACCTTGATATTTCTTAATCTAATAGACTTGCAAGCAAAGATACTTGTTGCCAAATTGCTACAGACTTGCATCTGACTCAACTAGGTTTTAACCGATCTAATCGCTAACTGGTTAAGCCATTTAACGACGTTGCTTGAATCTGTGATGTCCATTAGCCTGAAATTCCGAACTATCAAAGTTTTGAATAACCGTATAATTAATTAACATTACCACTCTCAGATTCTCAAGAAAAGTGATTGAGAACTGAATCGTCTGTCGATGGTCATTTCAGCTATGGATAGATGCGTAAGGGTTTACAGATCGATGTCCGCTCCCACGCCGTTCCTTTTGGCTGCAAAAAATTCTAAAAATGTCAATAGTGGCAATTAGAATAACA
The Nostoc punctiforme PCC 73102 genome window above contains:
- a CDS encoding iron-containing alcohol dehydrogenase family protein; this encodes MSNQLSTQPSLSTQTSSSLFTLTVAPAKVIRGSGVLQAAAAEIACLGSRPLIVAGESTLAISRKNLQPVLETQQLHPVQASYGADCCEASLKSLQKKAKEHKADVIIGVGGGKALDTAKLLAQQLQLPVVTIPTSGATCAAWSALSNVYSENGAFLYDVGLSRCPDLLILDYDLIQTAPQRTLVAGIGDAIAKWYEASVSSGHLQDTLIIAAVQQARVLRDILLQKSAAALKEPGSEVWREVVDASVLLAGVVGGLGGAQCRTVAAHAVHNGLTHISGHGSIHGEKVAFGILVQLRLEEMLQGNQLAASARQQLLKFYTEIGLPQKLSDLGLGNITLGELQTAAEIALVPNSDIHRLPFKVAPEQLMAAMVSTTAPIDSKDMNRVSPKGISDEVEE